A window of Longispora fulva contains these coding sequences:
- a CDS encoding MBL fold metallo-hydrolase: MAFREIAPGVLVWRYPVLDVNVTLILGGTGAVLVDTLSTPRQAAELEVAVRTVTDLPLTVVNTHAHFDHCFGNASFANCDIWAHEATANRLAENSETLTHRVYERWGSTPGLDGLLDVVVTPPTHQVRTSHTLDIGDRAVHLRHLGLGHSPGDLVVVVDDAVVAGDIVEEGAPPAFDDAYPLSWPDALAALLELCGDGPVVPGHGDVVNREFVERQRKDLATLDWTIREGHADGADVSAIAELALSRWPELGAASALEAVSRGFVELSGRS; this comes from the coding sequence ATGGCATTTCGTGAGATCGCCCCGGGGGTGCTGGTCTGGCGGTACCCGGTGCTCGACGTCAACGTCACCCTGATCCTCGGCGGGACCGGCGCCGTGCTGGTGGACACCCTGTCCACGCCCCGGCAGGCCGCGGAGCTGGAGGTCGCGGTGCGAACCGTCACGGACCTGCCGCTGACCGTCGTCAACACCCACGCGCACTTCGACCACTGCTTCGGCAACGCCTCGTTCGCCAACTGCGACATCTGGGCGCACGAGGCCACCGCCAACCGGCTGGCGGAGAACTCCGAAACCCTGACCCATCGGGTGTACGAACGCTGGGGCTCCACCCCCGGCCTCGACGGCCTGCTGGACGTCGTCGTCACGCCCCCGACCCACCAGGTGCGCACCTCGCACACCCTGGACATCGGCGACCGGGCCGTGCACCTGCGCCACCTGGGCCTCGGACACAGCCCCGGCGACCTCGTGGTGGTCGTCGACGACGCGGTGGTGGCCGGCGACATCGTGGAGGAGGGGGCGCCGCCGGCGTTCGACGACGCGTACCCGCTGTCGTGGCCCGACGCGCTCGCCGCCCTGCTGGAGCTGTGCGGGGACGGGCCGGTGGTGCCCGGACACGGGGACGTGGTGAACCGGGAGTTCGTGGAGCGGCAGCGCAAGGACCTGGCGACCCTGGACTGGACGATCCGGGAGGGGCACGCCGACGGGGCTGACGTGTCCGCGATCGCCGAGCTGGCGTTGAGCCGGTGGCCGGAGCTGGGGGCGGCCTCGGCGTTGGAGGCGGTCAGTCGCGGGTTCGTGGAGTTGTCGGGTCGGAGCTGA
- a CDS encoding phosphatase PAP2 family protein codes for MAAEETDTAGASRRRRIIGMGVWAAAFVVGWLVIGLPTDPIYAFGWLWAATVAWNSARPWRYHLGFVRDWLPIVSLLVIYNLSRGFAGKGVPHVYELVHADTWMFGWATGGLTPTVWLQRELYDPAVIHWWDILGSWVYFSHFAAALVVAVVLWLRSRELWARFIRRWFFLSFIGLITYFAYPAAPPWWAGKYGVVDEVARISTRGWQAMGLHGAGNMLNAAQVNVANPVAAMPSLHTAFALLVVAFFFTRVRRRWIPVLLLYPLAMTFTLVYSGEHWIIDVLVGWLYVGVTFAACALAERWWAGRKARRATEAKEPVPVP; via the coding sequence ATGGCAGCCGAGGAAACCGACACCGCAGGTGCGTCCCGCCGTCGCCGGATCATCGGCATGGGCGTGTGGGCGGCCGCGTTCGTCGTCGGCTGGCTCGTGATCGGCCTGCCCACCGACCCGATCTACGCGTTCGGCTGGCTGTGGGCGGCCACCGTGGCCTGGAACAGCGCCCGGCCGTGGCGCTACCACCTCGGCTTCGTCCGCGACTGGCTGCCGATCGTCTCCCTCCTGGTGATCTACAACCTGTCGCGCGGCTTCGCCGGCAAGGGCGTGCCGCACGTGTACGAGCTGGTCCACGCCGACACCTGGATGTTCGGCTGGGCCACCGGCGGCCTGACCCCCACGGTCTGGCTGCAACGGGAGCTCTACGACCCGGCCGTCATCCACTGGTGGGACATCCTGGGCAGCTGGGTCTACTTCTCGCACTTCGCTGCCGCGCTGGTGGTGGCGGTGGTGCTCTGGCTGCGCAGCCGGGAGCTGTGGGCCCGGTTCATCCGGCGCTGGTTCTTCCTGTCCTTCATCGGCCTGATCACGTACTTCGCGTACCCGGCGGCCCCGCCGTGGTGGGCCGGCAAGTACGGCGTCGTGGACGAGGTGGCCCGGATCTCCACCCGGGGCTGGCAGGCGATGGGCCTGCACGGCGCCGGCAACATGCTCAACGCCGCCCAGGTCAACGTGGCCAACCCGGTCGCGGCGATGCCGAGCCTGCACACGGCGTTCGCGCTGCTGGTGGTCGCGTTCTTCTTCACCAGGGTCCGGAGGCGCTGGATCCCGGTGCTGCTGCTCTACCCGTTGGCCATGACGTTCACCCTGGTCTACTCGGGCGAGCACTGGATCATCGACGTCCTCGTCGGCTGGTTGTACGTCGGCGTCACGTTCGCCGCCTGCGCCCTCGCCGAGCGCTGGTGGGCCGGGCGGAAGGCCAGACGCGCCACCGAGGCTAAGGAACCGGTCCCGGTCCCGTGA
- a CDS encoding PH domain-containing protein, with protein MKPQRLHPLTPLLKGVRAFWVVIAALSWQGFARFGVQRGAVIVALGGLGALLYSFVVWRVSSFAVVDRELRIQEGLVVRRNRAVPLERMQSIEVIRPLLAQLTGLAELRIEVVGGDKSEARLAYLPVADAERLRVELLALKQSATATDPLPEPVAAGSGEEVLHRVPLRDLAISQALTWSTILSPFALAVPVALFAYRPELSFVGIAGTVTAALGTLGTPVRRFLRFYGFTVARVPEGLRISHGATETRHQTVPMERVQSVALVRPLLWRSEGWVACELHVAGVRTGEGEAVADDTLLPVADPATAWPILDRALPGAAGAATMPLAPAPDVARWRAPVRARTLGFGLTPDLFVTRSGLFSPRVTVVPFSRIQAVSLEQGPWQRWLGLASVRVHTAGGARVAADYRTVAEANWLAAELHARAAAARH; from the coding sequence GTGAAGCCCCAGCGGCTGCACCCGCTCACCCCGCTCCTCAAGGGCGTCCGGGCCTTCTGGGTGGTGATCGCCGCGCTGTCCTGGCAGGGTTTCGCGCGGTTCGGGGTCCAACGCGGCGCGGTCATCGTCGCGCTCGGTGGCCTGGGCGCGCTGCTGTACTCGTTCGTGGTGTGGCGGGTGAGCAGCTTCGCGGTGGTGGACCGGGAGCTGCGGATCCAGGAGGGGCTCGTCGTCCGGCGTAACCGGGCGGTGCCGCTGGAGCGGATGCAGTCCATCGAGGTGATCCGACCGCTGCTCGCCCAGTTGACCGGGCTCGCGGAGCTGCGGATCGAGGTGGTGGGCGGGGACAAGTCGGAGGCGCGGCTGGCGTACCTGCCGGTGGCCGACGCCGAGCGGCTGCGGGTCGAGCTGCTGGCGCTGAAACAGAGCGCGACCGCCACGGACCCCCTCCCGGAACCGGTTGCCGCTGGGTCCGGCGAGGAGGTGCTGCACAGGGTGCCGTTGCGCGACCTCGCGATCTCCCAGGCGCTGACCTGGTCGACGATCCTGTCGCCGTTCGCGCTCGCCGTCCCGGTCGCGCTGTTCGCGTACCGACCGGAGCTGTCGTTCGTCGGGATCGCCGGCACCGTGACCGCCGCGCTGGGCACGCTGGGCACCCCGGTCCGCCGGTTCCTGCGGTTCTACGGCTTCACCGTCGCGCGGGTGCCCGAGGGGCTGCGGATCAGCCATGGCGCGACGGAGACCCGGCACCAGACGGTACCGATGGAAAGGGTGCAGTCGGTCGCCCTCGTGCGGCCGCTGCTGTGGCGGTCGGAGGGCTGGGTGGCCTGCGAGCTCCACGTGGCCGGGGTGCGCACCGGTGAGGGCGAGGCGGTCGCCGACGACACCCTGCTGCCGGTCGCCGATCCGGCCACGGCCTGGCCGATCCTGGACCGGGCGCTGCCGGGGGCCGCCGGGGCCGCCACGATGCCGCTGGCACCCGCCCCGGACGTGGCCAGGTGGCGCGCGCCGGTCCGGGCCCGGACCTTGGGCTTCGGGCTCACTCCCGACCTGTTCGTGACCCGGTCGGGGTTGTTCAGTCCCCGGGTGACCGTGGTGCCGTTCTCCCGGATCCAGGCCGTCAGCCTCGAACAGGGGCCGTGGCAGCGGTGGCTGGGGCTCGCGTCGGTCCGGGTGCACACGGCGGGGGGCGCGCGGGTGGCGGCCGACTACCGGACCGTGGCCGAGGCCAACTGGCTCGCGGCGGAGCTGCACGCCCGGGCCGCCGCGGCGCGGCACTGA
- a CDS encoding DUF58 domain-containing protein: MVSRAQSTERADVVLSKLQLLITRKLDGLLQGDYLGLLPGPGSEPGESREYRPGDDVRRMDWPVTARTTVPHVRQTVADRELETWLAVDLSASLDYGTADCLKKDLVIAASAALAHLTVRGGNRIGAVVGTGDGVTRLPARPGRKEADGLLRQLARTEIRPGRADLGTLIDKLNSSPRRRGMAVVISDFMTPTGWERPLRKLAVRHEVLAIEVVDPTELELPDAGVLTLVDPETGASHEVQTGDARLRARYAAAAAEQRATIAREIRRAGAAQLRLRTDSDWLLDIVRFVAAQRHARTRGTTR, from the coding sequence CTGGTGAGCCGGGCGCAGTCCACGGAGAGGGCCGACGTCGTCCTCTCCAAGCTCCAGCTCCTGATCACCCGCAAGCTCGACGGCCTGCTCCAGGGCGACTATCTGGGGCTGCTGCCCGGGCCGGGCTCGGAGCCGGGGGAGTCGCGGGAGTACCGACCGGGGGACGACGTCCGGCGGATGGACTGGCCGGTCACAGCCCGCACCACGGTGCCGCACGTCCGTCAGACGGTGGCCGACCGGGAGCTGGAGACCTGGCTGGCCGTGGATCTGTCGGCCTCGCTGGACTACGGCACCGCCGACTGTCTCAAGAAGGACCTCGTGATAGCCGCGTCGGCGGCGCTCGCGCATCTGACGGTGCGCGGCGGCAACCGGATCGGCGCGGTGGTCGGCACCGGCGACGGCGTGACCCGGCTGCCGGCCCGGCCGGGCCGCAAGGAGGCCGACGGGCTGCTCCGCCAGCTCGCCAGGACCGAGATCCGTCCCGGGCGCGCCGACCTGGGCACGCTGATCGACAAGCTCAACTCGTCGCCCCGACGGCGGGGGATGGCCGTGGTGATCTCCGACTTCATGACACCGACCGGCTGGGAGCGCCCACTGCGCAAGCTGGCCGTCCGGCACGAGGTGCTGGCCATCGAGGTGGTCGACCCGACGGAGCTGGAGCTGCCGGACGCCGGCGTGCTGACCCTGGTCGACCCGGAGACCGGAGCCTCGCACGAGGTGCAGACCGGTGACGCGAGATTGCGGGCCCGCTACGCCGCCGCCGCGGCCGAGCAGCGCGCTACGATCGCGCGGGAAATCCGGCGTGCCGGCGCGGCCCAGTTGCGGCTGCGCACCGACTCCGACTGGCTACTCGACATCGTGCGTTTCGTCGCCGCCCAACGGCACGCGCGCACCAGGGGGACCACCCGATGA
- a CDS encoding thioesterase family protein, with protein sequence MELLPGLSARLEMTVTDADTAQAMGSGDVPVLGTPRALGLAEAATVAATARKINSGSTTVGVHVEFSHLAPSVIGHTVVCEAILADVQGRRLIFTVTLHDADTLVAEGRIERLVVDRHRFVEKAHGIS encoded by the coding sequence ATGGAGCTGCTGCCGGGCCTGTCAGCCCGTCTCGAGATGACCGTGACGGACGCCGACACCGCCCAGGCGATGGGTTCCGGGGACGTTCCGGTCCTCGGCACGCCCCGGGCACTCGGCCTGGCCGAGGCCGCCACGGTGGCCGCGACCGCCCGGAAGATCAACAGTGGTAGTACCACGGTGGGCGTGCATGTCGAGTTCTCGCACCTCGCGCCGTCCGTGATCGGGCACACCGTCGTCTGCGAGGCCATCCTCGCCGACGTCCAGGGCCGCCGGTTGATCTTCACGGTGACCCTGCACGACGCCGACACGCTCGTCGCCGAGGGCCGGATCGAACGGCTCGTCGTCGACCGGCACCGATTCGTGGAGAAGGCGCATGGCATTTCGTGA
- a CDS encoding PH domain-containing protein has product MTDPSTSPLDPLPDLTWQRLSPRYVLVRLISLATGALALAAAAVFGWLVAEWPLALGCAGAVVLFALVRAPFLIRQVRSWGYAERDADLLVRHGLMVRRLSIVPYARMQFVDVAVGPLERLFGLATVQMHTAAVGADATVPGLEPAEAVRLRDRLAALGRHGTEGL; this is encoded by the coding sequence ATGACCGACCCGAGCACGAGCCCGCTGGACCCGTTGCCCGACCTCACCTGGCAGAGACTCTCCCCGAGGTACGTGCTGGTCCGGTTGATCTCCCTGGCCACCGGGGCCCTGGCGCTCGCCGCGGCGGCGGTGTTCGGCTGGCTGGTCGCCGAGTGGCCGCTCGCGCTCGGCTGCGCCGGGGCCGTCGTGCTCTTCGCGCTGGTCCGCGCGCCGTTCCTGATCCGCCAGGTCCGGTCGTGGGGATACGCCGAGCGCGACGCCGACCTGCTCGTCCGGCACGGGCTCATGGTCCGGCGACTGTCCATCGTGCCGTATGCCCGGATGCAGTTCGTCGACGTGGCCGTGGGGCCGTTGGAGCGGCTGTTCGGGCTGGCCACGGTGCAGATGCACACCGCGGCGGTCGGGGCGGACGCGACCGTGCCCGGCCTCGAACCCGCCGAGGCCGTACGGCTGCGCGACCGGCTCGCCGCGCTCGGCCGGCACGGGACCGAGGGATTGTGA
- the bluB gene encoding 5,6-dimethylbenzimidazole synthase, whose product MRFDDAFRAEFDTLLRWRRDVRHFSTEPLPPALVEDLLDAACLAPSVGNAQPWRFVSVDSPDRRAAIGANFEVANQAALSGYSGEKAQIYATLKLAGLREAPQQFAVFCDETTAQGAGLGRATMPETLRYSAVLAVHTLWLAARARGVGVGWVSILDPVAAAASLEVPPSWRLVAYLCLGYPLVESETPELERLGWQARTSACRAVLHR is encoded by the coding sequence GTGAGGTTCGACGACGCCTTCCGGGCCGAGTTCGACACCCTGTTGCGCTGGCGGCGCGACGTGCGGCACTTCTCGACCGAGCCCCTGCCCCCGGCCCTCGTGGAGGACCTGCTGGACGCGGCGTGCCTCGCGCCGAGCGTCGGCAACGCCCAGCCGTGGCGGTTCGTGTCCGTGGACTCCCCGGACCGCCGGGCCGCGATCGGGGCCAACTTCGAGGTCGCCAACCAGGCCGCGCTTTCCGGATATTCCGGTGAGAAAGCACAGATCTACGCGACCCTCAAGCTGGCCGGGCTCCGCGAGGCGCCGCAGCAGTTCGCCGTGTTCTGCGACGAGACCACCGCCCAGGGCGCCGGCCTGGGCCGGGCCACCATGCCGGAGACCCTGCGCTACTCGGCCGTCCTCGCCGTGCACACCCTGTGGCTGGCCGCCCGGGCCCGGGGCGTCGGCGTCGGCTGGGTGTCGATCCTCGACCCGGTGGCCGCCGCCGCGAGCCTGGAGGTGCCGCCCTCGTGGCGGCTCGTGGCCTACCTGTGCCTCGGCTACCCGCTCGTCGAGTCGGAGACCCCGGAACTCGAACGTCTCGGCTGGCAGGCCCGCACCAGCGCCTGCCGCGCGGTCCTGCACCGCTGA
- a CDS encoding AAA family ATPase: protein MSTQQTTPAQDATLLEKALFEVKRVIVGQDRMIERMFVALLARGHCLLEGVPGVAKTLAVETLAKVVGGSFSRVQFTPDLVPADLVGTRIFRQSSESFDVELGPVFANFLLADEINRAPAKVQSALLEVMAEQQVTIGGKAYKVPTPFLVMATQNPIEQEGVYPLPEAQRDRFLLKIQVGYPTDAEEREIVYRVGVATPEPNVVFAPEDLTNLQKKADEVFVHNALVDYAVRLVLATRSPGEAGLPEIAPLIQYGASPRASLGIVRATRALALLRGRDYALPQDVQDIAADILRHRLVLSYDALADNIPAEQIVERVLQVVPVPTVAPRQQAVAHPAPNGAPAPVYAPAAQPAPASPGAW, encoded by the coding sequence GTGTCGACCCAGCAGACCACGCCCGCCCAGGACGCGACGCTCCTCGAGAAGGCGTTGTTCGAGGTCAAGCGCGTGATCGTCGGTCAGGACCGGATGATCGAGCGGATGTTCGTCGCGCTGCTGGCCAGGGGGCACTGCCTGCTGGAGGGCGTGCCCGGCGTGGCGAAGACCCTGGCGGTGGAGACCCTGGCCAAGGTCGTCGGAGGTTCGTTCTCCCGGGTCCAGTTCACCCCGGACCTGGTGCCCGCCGACCTGGTCGGGACCCGGATCTTCCGCCAGTCCAGCGAGAGCTTCGACGTCGAGCTCGGCCCGGTGTTCGCCAACTTCCTGCTCGCCGACGAGATCAACCGCGCTCCCGCCAAGGTGCAGTCGGCGCTGCTGGAGGTCATGGCGGAGCAGCAGGTGACGATCGGGGGCAAGGCGTACAAGGTGCCCACGCCGTTCCTCGTGATGGCCACCCAGAACCCGATCGAGCAGGAGGGTGTCTACCCGCTCCCGGAGGCCCAGCGCGACCGGTTCCTGCTGAAGATCCAGGTGGGCTACCCGACGGACGCCGAGGAGCGCGAGATCGTCTACCGGGTGGGCGTGGCCACCCCCGAGCCGAACGTCGTGTTCGCCCCGGAGGACCTGACCAACCTGCAGAAGAAGGCCGACGAGGTCTTCGTGCACAACGCGCTGGTGGACTACGCCGTCCGGCTCGTGCTCGCCACCCGGTCGCCGGGCGAGGCGGGGCTGCCGGAGATCGCGCCCCTGATCCAGTACGGGGCGAGTCCGCGCGCCTCGCTCGGCATCGTCCGGGCCACCCGGGCACTGGCGCTGCTCCGGGGCCGCGACTACGCGCTGCCGCAGGACGTCCAGGACATCGCCGCCGACATCCTCCGCCACCGCCTGGTGCTGTCCTACGACGCGCTCGCCGACAACATCCCGGCCGAGCAGATCGTCGAGCGGGTGCTGCAGGTCGTGCCGGTGCCCACGGTCGCGCCCCGTCAGCAGGCCGTGGCCCACCCGGCCCCGAACGGCGCCCCCGCCCCGGTGTACGCGCCGGCCGCCCAGCCCGCCCCGGCCAGCCCGGGCGCCTGGTGA
- the macS gene encoding MacS family sensor histidine kinase, which produces MKRLGFATPLWRALIAYRVILLGYAAMQTVHYWPVYTDRRLALAVFVTMVLWTVAMTAANALDRGRRWVVCLADLTVSAVLLVMTYYVLGGGDPEATVTGPWVSAAVLACAILGGPWRGMAASLVIIVITCVLPGVPPSQNTLYDVVMLLMGGGVVGLVSQLLRDAEWRMTLLTEREAAVNERERLARIVHDGVLQVLTLVHRRGPDLGPDGAELARLAGEQEAALRGLVLGAHSPVAPVGEADLSALLTGFASTQVSVSGPAVPVLLPADRAAELVAAVAAALDNVARHAGPGARAWVTVEEERADVLVSVRDDGRGATADQVEGAAASGRLGVAQSMRGRAEDLGGTMSLVTAPGQGTEVEFRVPRRADRTARR; this is translated from the coding sequence GTGAAGAGGCTGGGGTTCGCGACGCCGCTGTGGCGGGCGCTGATCGCGTACCGCGTGATCCTGCTCGGCTACGCCGCCATGCAGACCGTGCACTACTGGCCGGTGTACACCGACCGGCGGCTCGCCCTCGCGGTGTTCGTGACGATGGTGCTGTGGACGGTCGCGATGACCGCGGCGAACGCCCTGGACCGGGGCCGGCGCTGGGTGGTGTGCCTGGCCGACCTGACCGTGAGCGCCGTGCTTCTCGTGATGACGTACTACGTCCTCGGCGGCGGCGACCCCGAGGCCACCGTCACCGGCCCCTGGGTGTCGGCGGCCGTGCTGGCGTGCGCGATCCTCGGCGGCCCGTGGCGCGGCATGGCGGCCAGCCTCGTGATCATCGTGATCACGTGCGTCCTGCCGGGCGTGCCGCCGAGCCAGAACACGCTGTACGACGTCGTGATGCTCCTGATGGGCGGCGGCGTCGTCGGCCTGGTGTCCCAGCTGCTGCGCGACGCCGAGTGGCGGATGACCCTGCTGACGGAACGCGAGGCCGCGGTCAACGAGCGCGAACGGCTGGCCCGGATCGTGCACGACGGGGTACTGCAGGTGCTCACGCTCGTGCACCGAAGGGGCCCCGACCTCGGCCCGGACGGCGCGGAACTGGCCCGGCTGGCCGGCGAGCAGGAGGCCGCCCTGCGCGGGCTGGTCCTCGGCGCGCACAGCCCGGTCGCCCCGGTCGGGGAGGCGGACCTGTCCGCGCTGCTCACGGGCTTCGCCTCCACCCAGGTCAGCGTCTCGGGGCCGGCCGTACCCGTCCTGCTGCCGGCCGACCGGGCCGCCGAACTCGTCGCGGCGGTGGCTGCGGCCCTGGACAACGTCGCCCGGCACGCCGGCCCCGGGGCCCGGGCGTGGGTGACCGTCGAGGAGGAACGCGCCGACGTCCTGGTGTCCGTCCGCGACGACGGCCGGGGCGCGACCGCCGACCAGGTCGAAGGGGCCGCGGCGTCCGGACGGTTGGGGGTGGCCCAGTCGATGCGGGGCAGGGCCGAGGACCTCGGCGGGACGATGTCCCTGGTCACGGCTCCGGGTCAGGGGACGGAGGTGGAGTTCCGGGTGCCGCGTCGCGCGGACCGGACAGCGCGGCGGTGA
- a CDS encoding response regulator: MVVDDHPMWRDGVARDLAAAGYDVVATCGEGRQAVRIAPAVRPQVAVLDLQLPDLSGVDVVRGLVAADPEIRILMLSAVDERQAVLDAVKAGALGYLLKSAHTEEFLAAVRATAAGEAVFSPGLAALILGEYRQIPAGGPQLTDRETEVLRFVAKGLSYRQIAERLVLSHRTVQNHVQNTLTKLQLHNRVELVRYAIENDLYD, from the coding sequence ATGGTGGTCGACGACCATCCGATGTGGCGGGACGGGGTCGCCCGCGACCTCGCCGCCGCCGGCTACGACGTCGTCGCCACCTGCGGCGAGGGCCGGCAGGCGGTCCGGATCGCCCCGGCCGTCCGGCCGCAGGTCGCCGTGCTCGACCTGCAACTGCCGGACCTGTCCGGGGTGGACGTGGTTCGCGGCCTGGTCGCCGCCGATCCGGAGATCAGGATCCTGATGCTCTCGGCGGTGGACGAGCGCCAGGCCGTCCTCGACGCGGTGAAGGCCGGCGCGCTCGGCTACCTGCTCAAGTCGGCGCACACCGAGGAGTTCCTGGCGGCGGTGCGGGCCACCGCGGCGGGGGAGGCCGTGTTCTCGCCGGGGCTGGCGGCGCTGATCCTGGGGGAGTACAGGCAGATCCCGGCCGGCGGGCCCCAGTTGACCGACCGGGAGACCGAGGTCCTGCGGTTCGTCGCGAAGGGGCTCAGCTACCGGCAGATCGCCGAACGCCTGGTCCTGTCGCACCGCACGGTGCAGAACCACGTGCAGAACACCCTCACCAAGCTCCAACTGCACAACCGGGTCGAGCTGGTCCGGTACGCGATCGAGAACGACCTCTACGACTGA
- a CDS encoding VWA domain-containing protein: MIRFLEPWWLLAVLPVLALAGAYVWRQLHRQAYALRFTNVDLLKTLAPRGLGWRRHAAAVALLMSLLVLSTAMARPSTDAKTPMERATVMIALDVSLSMQAKDVSPTRIQAAKDAAKDFVKQLPKTFNIGLVSFAKSANVLVSPVKDKDAVVAAIDGLQLAESTATGEAVFTSLQAIQSVPADGAQGAPPARIVLMSDGFRTFGRSIEEAGQAAATANVPVSTIAFGTDEGTVDINGQTTRVPVDRVSLEKLATSTKGHYYQAVTSEQLKQVYQDMGHSIGYRTTSREVSQWFIALGLLFAFAAAGMSLLWTSRLP; encoded by the coding sequence ATGATCCGTTTTCTCGAGCCCTGGTGGCTGCTGGCGGTCCTGCCGGTGCTGGCGCTGGCGGGCGCGTACGTGTGGCGCCAGCTCCACCGGCAGGCGTACGCGCTGCGGTTCACCAATGTGGACCTGCTCAAGACCCTGGCCCCCCGGGGCCTGGGCTGGCGGCGGCACGCGGCGGCCGTGGCGCTGCTGATGAGCCTGCTGGTGCTGTCCACGGCGATGGCCCGGCCGTCGACGGACGCGAAGACGCCGATGGAGCGGGCCACGGTGATGATCGCGCTGGACGTGTCGCTGTCGATGCAGGCCAAGGACGTGTCCCCGACCCGGATCCAGGCGGCCAAGGACGCGGCGAAGGACTTCGTCAAGCAGCTGCCGAAGACGTTCAACATCGGCCTGGTCTCGTTCGCCAAGAGCGCCAACGTGCTGGTGTCGCCGGTGAAGGACAAGGACGCCGTGGTGGCGGCGATCGACGGGCTGCAACTGGCCGAGTCCACGGCCACCGGCGAGGCGGTGTTCACCTCGTTGCAGGCCATCCAGTCCGTGCCGGCCGACGGGGCGCAGGGTGCTCCGCCGGCCCGGATCGTGCTGATGTCCGACGGCTTCCGGACGTTCGGCCGGTCGATCGAGGAGGCCGGTCAGGCGGCGGCGACGGCGAACGTGCCGGTGTCCACGATCGCGTTCGGGACGGACGAGGGCACGGTGGACATCAACGGACAGACCACCCGGGTGCCGGTGGACCGGGTGTCGCTGGAGAAGCTGGCCACCTCGACCAAGGGCCACTACTACCAGGCGGTCACGAGCGAACAGCTCAAGCAGGTCTACCAGGACATGGGCCACTCGATCGGGTACCGCACGACGTCCCGCGAGGTGAGCCAGTGGTTCATCGCCCTGGGGTTGTTGTTCGCTTTCGCGGCGGCCGGTATGAGTTTGCTCTGGACGTCCCGACTGCCATAG